The Microscilla marina ATCC 23134 nucleotide sequence TGATTGGGCAAGCGATTTTGAAGGTGGTTTGGCTATTGTGAATATAAACAACCAGGAAGGACTCATCGATACCCAAGGAAAAATAGTAGTGCCTATTGAGTTTCGTAGCATAGATATGCCTTCAGAGGGCTTAGCAAGAATAAGCGTAGAAGTAAAAGACAACAAAGACTCTTTAGCCAAACACTACTTATGGGGGTTTGTAGATACTAAAGGAGAAATTGTAGTATCGGCAACATACGATTATGCTGAATCTTTCAAACAAGGGCTTGCCAAAGTAGCCCAAACCCGTAAAGACGAACAAGGTTATACCCAGAAGGTTTTTGGGCTGATAGACCGGGAAGGGCAAGCTGTTACCTCTCTCAAATATGGATTTATAGGTGATTTTCACGAGGGGTTTACTTTGGTTAGCTTAGACAATGGGCAATATTGGGGATTTATAGACCGTCAAGGCAAAGAAATTACGCCTATACAATATGATGAGGTACGGGACTTTAAAAATAACCGGGCATTGGTGAAAAAAGATGGCTACTGGGGGGCCATAGACTCTACTGGACGCATCAGGGTAAACTTGAAATATCCTACTTTAGAAGACTTTGAAGGGCGATTTGCTCGCTATTTTGTATACAACAAATATGGTTTTATAGACCAACAAGGCAATACACTTACTCCAGCAAAATATGACCAAACCCTTGATTTTTTGCAAGGGTTTGTGCAAGTAAAAAAAGACGGTAAATGGGGAGTAATCAACCAATTTGGAAAAGAAATTACGGCATTGAAGTATGATACAGTGCTTGCCTTTAGCGAACAACGGGCACTTGTGGGACAAAATGGCTGGTATGGCTTTATCAACACTCAAGGCAAAGTAGTGGTTCCGTTGGTTTATCCCGAAGCCAGTAGTTTTGACAAAGGCAAAGCAAAGGTTACCTTTTTTGTGCCTAACGCTCAAGGCAAACAAATACAACACAAAGGTTTTGTAAACAAGCAAGGGCAACTTCTTATACCAGTAAACGAACAGTTGTATATAGTAAAACAAGGACCAAAGTATGGTGTGATGTATAAAGACACCCTGCGTACTGCCATAGCGTACGATTTTATCGAGGCATTACCAAACAAAACAGCACTTGCTGCAATCAAAAATAAAAAAACAGGCATATTGAGCCTTACTGGTAAACCACTTACAGCGTTTAAGTACGACCATTATCAACCATTGTCACACAACTTACTATTGGTTACTGCCAATAATAAATGGGGCATTATCAATCACCAGGGTAAGGAGGTAACCTCCCTCAAATATGACCAAATAATGCCTTTTACCCAAAAACGGGCTAGAGTAAAAATAGATAGCTTATGGGGATATATTACTCCAAAGGGCAAAGAAATTACACCTATACAGTATGGTTATGCCGAAGACTTTTTTGATGGGAAAGCATCGGTAAGTCGTAATAAAAAAGCAAGCGTGATAGACCTAGCTGGAAAGGAACAATAAAATGTAATACAAACAATTTACTCCATAAATACAACATCACACTTCACCCTATACAACACACCTAAAGCCGCCTATAAAACATTGTATCCTATCAAAGTACCCAAAGTACTGCCCCATCTATGAACGCAAAATCCAGCTAAAAACGAGAAATTATTACGAAAATGTTTCTAAATTGTGTAAACAACAGCACACATATCAGAAAAATACAGCACACGATCAATAAAACATGAATAATATAGATAGCAATCGTCAGGTAAACCCACTCACGTCTGAAGAATTTACCGGACTGAAAATTAAGCCTCCCAAAGAAGTAGCTGCTGGCGCAGAAGCAGTCAAATCTGCTCTTCACCACATTGCCAAAGAATCGGGGATATTTAGAGGAAATCGTATACTACTCAACCTTAATCAAAAGAAAGGGTTTGACTGCCCTGGCTGTGCCTGGCCTGACCCCAAAGTTCGTTCAGCTGTTGCCGAATACTGCGAAAATGGCGCAAAGGCAGTAGCCGAAGAAACTACTCTAGAGCGGGTAGATCCTGCCTTTTTTAAAAAATACAGTGTAGGCGAGCTTTCCCAAAAATCTGATTATTGGTTAGGCAAAAGCGGTCGTATTACTCACCCTATGGTGCTCAAAACCAATAGCCAACATTATGAACCCATCGCCTGGGAGGAAGCGTTTGCTATGATTGCTCAAGAACTCAATGACTTGAGCTCTCCTGATGAGGCTGTTTTTTATACTTCGGGACGCACCAGCAACGAAGCTGCTTTTATGTATCAGTTATTTGTCAGGCAGTTTGGTACCAACAATTTGCCCGACTGCTCTAATATGTGTCACGAATCTAGCGGGGCTGCATTGAGCGAAACCTTGGGTATAGGCAAAGGCTCGGTTACATTAGAAGACTTTAATCACTCACAGGTAATACTGGTCATAGGACAAAACCCTGGTACCAACCACCCTCGCATGTTATCGGCATTACAGGAGGCCAAACAAAAAGGAGCTAAAATAATACATGTCAATCCTTTGCCCGAAACTGGGCTTCAGGCATTTAAAAACCCTCAAAAAATAAGTGGTTGGATTGGCAAAGCAGATGCCTTAAGTGACATTTTTTTGCAGGTTCGAATCAATGGTGACATGGCTTTGCTGAAAGGCTTGCTAAAACTCATGGCAAACCAAGAAGCTGTAAACAAAGGTAGTGTGTTTGATCGGGAATTTATCGATCAATACACTGAGGGGTTTGAAGAATTTTGGGCTGATATTCAATCGGTAGATTTAGAACAATGTATTCGCGAAAGCGGTATTGACCCAACCCAACTTGAGGAAGCTGCCCAACTGTTATGCAACAATGACCGCATTATTGTTTGTTGGGCAATGGGGCTTACCCAACACCCCAACTCGGTGGCAATGATTAAACAGGTAGTAAATCTACTACTGGCCAAAGGTAGCATAGGGAAGCAAGGAGCAGGTACTTGTCCGGTGCGTGGACATAGCAACGTACAAGGTGATCGTACAATGGGCATTTGGGAAAAACCTCCTCAAGATTTATTAGACCAATTAGAAAAGCACTTTGGTTTTAAGCCCCCTTCGGCGCATGGATATGATACAGTAGATGCGATCAAAGCAATGTATGAAGGTAAAGGTAAAGTTTTTTTTGCGATGGGGGGCAACTTTTTATCAGCTACTCCTGACACTGTATATACAGCCCAGGCATTGCAAAACTGTCACCTTACAGTACAAGTATCTACCAAGCTTAATCGTTCGCACCTGGTTACCGGAAAGCAAGCCCTGATACTGCCTTGTATGGGTAGAACTGAACTAGATGTGCAACAATCAGGAAAACAGTTTGTCACTGTAGAAAACTCTATGGGGGTAGTACACCAAAGTAGAGGACGTATCAAACCAGCTTCGCCACACTTATTGAGCGAACCTGCCATTATAGCACGGTT carries:
- a CDS encoding FdhF/YdeP family oxidoreductase, giving the protein MNNIDSNRQVNPLTSEEFTGLKIKPPKEVAAGAEAVKSALHHIAKESGIFRGNRILLNLNQKKGFDCPGCAWPDPKVRSAVAEYCENGAKAVAEETTLERVDPAFFKKYSVGELSQKSDYWLGKSGRITHPMVLKTNSQHYEPIAWEEAFAMIAQELNDLSSPDEAVFYTSGRTSNEAAFMYQLFVRQFGTNNLPDCSNMCHESSGAALSETLGIGKGSVTLEDFNHSQVILVIGQNPGTNHPRMLSALQEAKQKGAKIIHVNPLPETGLQAFKNPQKISGWIGKADALSDIFLQVRINGDMALLKGLLKLMANQEAVNKGSVFDREFIDQYTEGFEEFWADIQSVDLEQCIRESGIDPTQLEEAAQLLCNNDRIIVCWAMGLTQHPNSVAMIKQVVNLLLAKGSIGKQGAGTCPVRGHSNVQGDRTMGIWEKPPQDLLDQLEKHFGFKPPSAHGYDTVDAIKAMYEGKGKVFFAMGGNFLSATPDTVYTAQALQNCHLTVQVSTKLNRSHLVTGKQALILPCMGRTELDVQQSGKQFVTVENSMGVVHQSRGRIKPASPHLLSEPAIIARLAQATFEQSKVDWQAMMHDYDVVRDHIEATIEGFEQYNERVRQLNGFNLPNVARERKFIQGKAYFTVHPIPKNTLANDEFIMMTIRSHDQFNTTIYGLDDRYRGIYNERRVVLMNQEDMKEMGLVSKQQVNLKGNYEGEQRVAPAFLVVPFDIPKRCIATYFPEANVLVPINSVAKKSNTPTSKYVVVSIEKSI
- a CDS encoding WG repeat-containing protein, with the translated sequence MALLWFGALLGCSTKTTNQSPVDSTKTSGKAALQVDQEMTQKLKYEVVYKHQGGFARVFFKGKYGFIDQQNKEVIKPSYDWASDFEGGLAIVNINNQEGLIDTQGKIVVPIEFRSIDMPSEGLARISVEVKDNKDSLAKHYLWGFVDTKGEIVVSATYDYAESFKQGLAKVAQTRKDEQGYTQKVFGLIDREGQAVTSLKYGFIGDFHEGFTLVSLDNGQYWGFIDRQGKEITPIQYDEVRDFKNNRALVKKDGYWGAIDSTGRIRVNLKYPTLEDFEGRFARYFVYNKYGFIDQQGNTLTPAKYDQTLDFLQGFVQVKKDGKWGVINQFGKEITALKYDTVLAFSEQRALVGQNGWYGFINTQGKVVVPLVYPEASSFDKGKAKVTFFVPNAQGKQIQHKGFVNKQGQLLIPVNEQLYIVKQGPKYGVMYKDTLRTAIAYDFIEALPNKTALAAIKNKKTGILSLTGKPLTAFKYDHYQPLSHNLLLVTANNKWGIINHQGKEVTSLKYDQIMPFTQKRARVKIDSLWGYITPKGKEITPIQYGYAEDFFDGKASVSRNKKASVIDLAGKEQ